The following coding sequences are from one Ornithorhynchus anatinus isolate Pmale09 chromosome 18, mOrnAna1.pri.v4, whole genome shotgun sequence window:
- the SPR gene encoding sepiapterin reductase: protein MEGACAEGMEGACAERMEGAYAEGPALCVVSGASRGLGRALSRLLRRRLGPGSALVLSGRSATGLRDLEAELGGAGPEPRMRLHCLPADLSSPAGLRHLLAAVRDLPRPPALRRLLLINNAGSLGDVSKGFVDLEDPAEVNDYWALNLTSTLCLTSGILRAFPPSPGLTRTVVNISSLCALKPYKSWGLYCAGKAARDMMFRVLAAEEPDLRVLSYAPGPLDTDMQEEARTLTKDPDLRQTLLQLKQSGGLVSCEDSARKLLELLFEDTFESGAHVDFYDA from the exons ATGGAGGGCGCGTGCGCGGAGGGGATGGAGGGCGCGTGCGCGGAGAGGATGGAGGGCGCGTACGCGGAGGGCCCGGCGCTGTGCGTGGTGAGCGGGGCCTCCCGCGGGCTGGGTCGGGCGCTGTCGCGACTGCTCCGTCGGCGACTGGGCCCCGGGTCGGCGCTGGTGCTGAGCGGCCGCAGCGCGACCGGCCTGCGGGACCTGGAGGCCGagctgggcggggcggggcccgagccgCGCATGCGCCTGCACTGCCTGCCCGCCGACCTGAGCTCCCCGGCCGGGCTGCGCCACCTGCTGGCCGCCGTGCGGGacctgccccggccccccgccctccgacgcCTCCTGCTCATCAACAACGCCG GTTCTCTGGGGGACGTCTCCAAAGGCTTCGTGGACTTGGAGGACCCGGCTGAAGTGAACGATTACTGGGCGCTCAATCTGACCTCGACCCTCTGCCTGACCTCCGGCATCCTGCGGGCCTTCCCCCCGAGTCCCGGCCTGACCCGCACCGTGGTCAACATCTCTTCCCTCTGCGCCTTGAAGCCCTACAAGAGCTGGGGCCTCTACTGCGCCGGGAAAGCGGCCCGGGACATGATGTTCCGAGTGCTGGCCGCGGAGGAGCCGGACCTCCGGGTGCTGAGCTACGCGCCAG GCCCCCTGGACACGGACATGCAGGAGGAGGCCCGCACGCTCACCAAGGACCCGGACCTGCGGCAGACGTTACTCCAGCTGAAGCAGAGCGGGGGCCTGGTCTCCTGTGAGGACTCAGCCCGGAAGCTGCTGGAGCTGCTCTTCGAAGATACGTTTGAATCGGGGGCCCACGTCGACTTCTACGACGCTTAG